ggtagaaagagaagagaaacgcagtcgaggacggcaagaGACTacgtggagtgatgaaattaggaaattcgcgggcgctagttcgaatcgcttggcgcaggaatgaggtaattggagatcgcagtgaaggaccttcgtcctgcagctgACATAATAGGATCATGATGATTATGTTGATGATggtggtgattatgatgatgacgatggtggtggtggtgtgatgatgatgatgatccatgTATTATGATCCAGTGACGAGCCTAGCTTACAGCGTTATGGAGAGAAAGGGATCGAGATTTGTTTATTTCACTCTTATTAGACGATAATTTTGTCGCGCTTGTAGGGGGCGGCCATTCCGTTCTGCAGACTGCGGCAACAGGCGAACGAACGAAATGAATACAGCTGAACGTGCCCTCGTGTCACGCGCGGCCCATGCAGGGACAGCAAGCTGCACATGCGTCAAGAAGATGCTGGGCGGTAACCCTCTCGCTCGTTCGCCTGTTGCCGCAGTCTGCAGAACAACATGGCCGCCCCCTACAAGCGCGACAAAATTGTGGTTTATAGCAGGAAGTGCCTGATGTGACCGTTGACTACTTCCGGCCGCTCTCGCTGCACCCAGTGTCCCGCATCAGACACATATTCAACGCGGCCCCCCGTGGCGTAGTCCAAGCTCAGTGTGGCCAGCCGCTCGGTGAGTGCAAAGTCCCGCTGGCCCCACACTACGAGTGCCGGGATGGCCAGTCGGCGGAACTGGAGGCGACGTGCCGAGTGCCTCCGGAACGACGCTCGATAGTAGTTAATGGGGCCGGTCAGCGCACCTGAGGCCAAATTTGAAGAACAGAGGAGAACAACACTATATAACTTCTCCGCCTACGTATTAAGTATCACGGAGTACTAGGCTAATCGAACCACTTATCAATTTATCGCACAAGGAACCAAAAAAGCATGCGGTATAGGCGATAGCAAGCGATGTAGTAACCGGCATTTGATCTGTGCTGCCCTTCTTTATAGACAACTGCCACGAGAACGCCAACGGATGTAATGCTTACTTTTCACCTAGTATGACGCCAGCGCAAGCCATCTGTTCCTTTGTTGTTTGTTTTCATTATGCAAcatttatatatatttcttgcttgAATGAAACTTCCCAATTGAAAGTCAGTGCTTGTCCTTGCCTGCTTTTCGGATTACGTGCTCATAAAAAAGTAATGCTGTTATACTTCGACTCACGCAGAACCAATTAGCTGTCTGTTCTGTCCGCTTCATTAGAACTGTAATGAGACTCAAAACAGCCGCTCTCCATTCAGCTGTCTATTAGTCTTTAACTGTCTATTAGTCATTAACGCTCACTGATTGCCCTCAAAGCGCCTTCGACGTACACCTAACAAATGTAGGGTTAGCATTTGCGACGCACGCCTGCACGTGGTGCACGCACCGGGCTTCCCGAAGGTGTACTTGAAGGCCTCCCGCTCCTCGTCGCTGTAGGCGGCGTGCACCTTGTCCAGGGCCCGCATGTCATTAGCGCGCAAGCATGCCTCCGGGACACAGGGTACCTGGAATGCCACGAAGTACCTGCGAAGCGATACACGTCGTTGAGAAAATACGAACGTGAAATAAATGCTGGAGGGCCTATGGATTTATGTAAAGTCGTGCGCAAATGTTCTCACTCTTCGATGACGGCTCTTTATAGATTTCATATTAAAGAGAAACTTGAACAGAACCATGAGAACAGTAGACTTTATTTTGTAGGTGCACGTCGTACTTTGGTGTCCACACAAAAAAGTAGCAACCCCTTTTCTGGGGATAAAGCTTTGTGACTGATGGCCCCACATTAAGAATAAAAAACGGGCATAAAGTAACCACAGAACAATTGCGAATTGAGGAATGGAAAAGAGAACGACATGCACCCACCATGCCGGTGCTCgcataatttgttttgtttcctttgaAGAACAAGACAGTGCTAAGTCGCACAGAGAAGCCGACATTTTTTAGCTGCGGAAGAAATTAACTGTATCATCTTTCGCCGTAACATCTTAACCGAAATAAAAACCATATATTCTACAGTATCATTTTTGTAATATTGATCTACTATTTACTACATAGCACGATCTGTATAAATACCATGCACGTGGGTTACGACACCACATTCAAAAAGGTAACGGCACATGAGTCCGACAAGAGCTAAAGCTATATGATTCGCGTTAAAAACAATAAGAAGACTCAACATCATTTTACAGTGATGTAGAAGTAGCAGCGGTAAATGTTTATCGGTATAAGGCGCATAACAATCATGCGAATGTATACACGTTTACATAGCTCACTGCTATGATGCGGATTGTGTGATAGCGACGAGGCGAACGGCAGTGACGCGAGGAAGAGGAAACGCGTGGCCATGAGGCCGGCGTGTGGCTCGAGCGAATGGAGCGGCTCGGACGGCCGCTTGCCGGTTCGAGTCGTGACCTTCTACAACCAGGCGTCCTGCAGCCTGGTGGCGCGGCCTGGGACCAAGGAGGCACTCGCCTGCGCTCTCCGATGTGCCCGCAGCCTGTAGCAACAGTGACTGGCTAGCCACTGACTTGTACTGCAACGGCCTCGTGTTCTGCCGGCCTGCTGTACACTTCCACTGTCGCTGCTACGTCATGGTCTGGTAAAATCCACCTCGGGTGGTGCTGGACTCACGACTCTCTCGCGGACCGACCAGGACGATAACCGCCATGACAAGGACGATGACACACCGGCGAGTAGGACGGTCGATGTGTGCTTAGGTGCGTTAAGGATTCCCCACATTCTAGTTTATTATGATTATCATTGTTCTGTTGTTTGCCGAGCGTGTAAATTATCGTGTCTGTGAAGTATAGTCTGGGTTGCCCGTACAGAGCACCTGAGTGCCGCGTCAGTTGTTAAGGATCCTGGGCCCACATTATCTGTCATATCACACTTACATTGTAGAATGTAATATGCGTTCACAGGCGTTTGCACAGTCAGATGGGAAAAAATGCCTCGGCCGTGAATCCTATTCATTGATTATGCCTGAGAACAAGGAGCCTTTGAACTTATCTGTGCGCACAGCGTATTCAAGCAGATTAGCAGTGTGTTCGATGGGGCTgattggttcatctttagaataaaaactgGAACAgcgctctttactcgctcgtcctgtgttgcgctgttcctgtttttattctcaagcagaTTATGCGTGCGTCGGTTCAATGATGGGCGCAGGAACCGTAACGTTCGCATGTATGCTAATTTTCACGAGATGACACGTACAGTGAATGTAGATACTTGAGCAAACACATAGTGGCCACGACAGACGTAAGAAGGCTCTCAACACAAAGTTACAGTTCTTGTTTCTCACTTCTTTTAAGTTTGCATATCGTATGACTTTGTTATTCATATTTAGCATCTAACTCTACCTGGGTAACCAGCTGATTGAACGTTTTAGCGAAGAAACAGGGAGAGTATTTGGGGCATGTTGAAAAAAAGCATCAGTAATATGACTCGTTCGGAATTGACAAAAATCATATGCGCGAAAGGGCTCCTATGCGAACCCCTACTGTGCGCGTAACGCTAGAGAACCACCGATTGACGTCACACTCGGCATGGTATTTTTCTACGTCCCAAAAGCTCGCCCACTAAAATAGAGAAGCCCGCTTATGGATCCCTACATGTTGTCCTGCAGAGtagaacgtcggcttttcgaacgcatACAAGATAGCGGTCCAGGTCCCTTGAAGAGACTTTTTCCGGTGTACTTAGGAACCTGATGATGATGTGTCGGACTAACACAGAGTACTCGGTGAAGTTACTAGGCGTTGCACTATTTGGCGATAGAAAACAGCTTGATGCACTCCAACTTCAGTGCACTTACCACGACTTGACGATCTGGTCGAGGCTGTTGTGAAGCTGGTGCTGCATGGCCATGGGATGCGGGCCATTGACGATGATTAGTTTTTCCACCAGGTCTTCGTGTTCTGTGGCGAAGCACCAGGCAATCACCGCACCCCAGTCATGGCCGACGACCGTCACCTTGCTCCGACCTACGATGACGCCCATTTGGAAAGAACCGATTCCAATAACATTAAGTGTGTGGCATTCCTAAATGGACACAAGGGAGCGTTTTACCACAGTGCGCTATTAATGGTGTTGCTTTGTCTTCCGCTGTGTTATCGTTTCGAAGGCGTTCCATAAGCCTTACGAAACTAGCGTGCCGCCCTCCAGAGCTGGCATGTTTTGTTCTTCCAGGAACTGTGCTTTAATGTATGGAAAATGGCGCGAAAGCAAAAGTCTCTCTTTTTATGTCTATTAGCGCATTCTTCGCCAGCTTTTGCATCgcgataataaaaaataaattctgtgGGCTTACGTACCAAATTCAGGATTTTAATATCAGCCACGCCATAGTGAATGACTCAGGAATAATCATTGCCACCTGTGGTCCTCTAACTTTATTGTATCTTGCTCTTGAGCGCGGGAGTTGGGCGATGTTTAGGGGGACTTGGAGAAATGAgagtttatttacattatgtacaggatTAGAAACAGGTAAAATAACAGTGAAAATTCATCGACGACCGGCAGCAGATTGTACGCTGCGGCCTGTGGCAAGAAGAACGTCTCTCCCTTTCCGATGGTTGTCTGGCTTATAACCCCTTCATTCTGTCGGAGTCACGTCATTTTCAGCCAGTCGTCGAGCCCGTACAAGTGTCATTTTCATATAATCGTAGGGTCCGTGCAAGTTGCCAATAGGGACACTCCCTGGGCTCTATCCCCCGATAGCCGCATCCGTCCGGCGTTGCCTCCTCTCCTGGTCGTCCTTGAACGACCttccagtgctgcaaagcagcttttttCGGGACTAAGGTAAACTACCTCGAACCGTGCCGGCCTCCAAGTAAACTTTGGGGAAGCGTCCcacaggggagggggggaggggggagacaAAATCAATCTCCACGAGCCACACCCGAGGCGGGATATCCAGCCTGTCCCAGGTCCGGTAGTACGGTCGACGCGGACTGGCGCACCATAACTGGAATGCGACGGCTAGTGGTTGCGCTCGGAGAACTTGACCGATGCTAATTAATGGGCCGTATCTAACAACGTACGCGTAAATGTaagtacatgagcatttttgcatttcacccctacaGGAGAATCGGCGGAGGAGCTCCTTTCTGTGGCGGGCCTGTCGCCTGCGGCCGAGCCCTGGTGCGCGTGCTCGGGACGTCCAAGTGTCACAGCGAGCTTGCCTTCATTGGAACAAGAATAAACCTTGGCTATGTCCGGTCTCGGTGCTCTTCTTGAGGACGACTGTCCAGTCCAAGAACCCACGTTATCACACATCTAACAATACCACCGCTGCACAGCGCCCCCATTAAAGTGAActtgcaccaactggcccactTTTACACCCGATTGCTTCCTTCAAGCTCACGCTGGTACAGCTATTAGGCATGCAAACTTTGCTTcgaaaacgaagctttctttgcatgcGCACGACGCCACTCAGTACGTGCAACTGGATATGAGCCACCGATCCGCCGGTATAGGGATGTGCCACAGCGACTCTACGCGTATAGAACCCTAAAACGTACTTAAATAGCGACCGCGCTTAAATACTGATCACGTGCTGTCAACTTTCTTTCTTCGACAAGTTTCACAGCTCGCCTGCGTTACACAAACAGGTACAACTACAGGCTCTGCTTGTGTCACCGGCTACTACTACTATCTCGCTAACTAAAACAGCATTAACGTCAGTTAAACATTGCGTTAAACGCGACGTGTTTTATGAGCATGAAAGCGTTTTATAAACGCCTGAAACATTACCCTTGCGCCTCATTGCGCGAACCTCACCGAGAGATTTCACGAGTCCATGGACGTCCTCGACGAGCTTCGATGACTGATAGTCATCGACGCTGACGGGCTTTGACGACTGGCCATAACCACGGAGGTCGGGAGCAATGACCCTGCGTAAAGAAAGGTGTCTCATTTCACACCGGCGCCTTGTTAAAAACGCAGGGCACGCTAAATATAAGTTACCAGGTGTACACTGGTTCGAAACGATATGCCGCTATAAAACCGTTGATCCAGCTCAAAGAGAGAACAGTCCCAGCAGTCACTAAATCAACGGGGCTGATCCTATACAACATACCGCCGAGTGAGTTTATTGGTGGGCAATGTGCGCTGCTGGATGGACTACAGGGACTTCTGCAGGGACTACAGGGACAATATCAGTACTGGGGAGGAACTACAAGTATATTTTGTTTCGAGGCAAGGCGTTCAATGTGAACCTTCCCACACTTCGCTGACCACGATGTCtaatgctgctgctgtcttgtcaAAAAGTTCATCCCCCTCCCCAAACACAACCAGGAACGAACTCATAAGAAGTTACAGtaacgtttcacttcgtgaacgcgggttacgcgAAAGCGTATGGGTGCATTTCCTTTTTGTACATTGCGCATAGAATATTTGAAAAATGCATTGATCTTGTCTAAATTTGGCGGCGTTTTCAAGGCTAATATCTTGGTCTGCATGTTTAAAGTCCTCTTTTTGCTTTTATAAAGTGTAAATTGCCATTAGGAACTATGGTAAGGCACTGTGAGGAAATGCAGACTTTATTATTTCAAACAGTTTGGTTATGTACTATTCACATCACTAATTTTTCCCGTTCTTCCTCTTCTAGAGTCTCCTAGGTACGCCAAGCCAACGCCTTTTGACGAACTTGTTCAGCTCGTTCCCGGTGCTTGGCGACAGCTTCGGAGTCCATCGACTCGCTCTcggcctgcgtcgctgctccgtcATTCTCGCTCGGCAGCTCAGTCACGAGACGCATTCGGTACGTCCATAGCGCACACAAAACCCGTAGCAACTCCCAAAtaaggtcaacccagcgcgcttCCGCCGACgctcctcctccgcgacgctttgcctcctttctccttccccGCTTTACTCAACAcaacctagactttcctctaggtggcgttgctttgccgcgcCCTCACATGATTTTGGCGGATGGACGTGGTATTttagggctccgtggcggcgacgaaataaTAAGGGttctttgtgcatgctttgagcttgcttctggtATTGATTTGCTGATTTCTTTAGCGTTTAAATAAACAATAGGGTAGTTTCCtgttttcccttcttttttcgtgtgcgcgtgtgttccttgtatatttggttttgcacgatagtcagagcgtcctttcgcgccaagTCCTACAACACGTGCAACCGGGTGGGATGTTAAGTCCTtacagcctttaaatagtagcatGGAAGTGgcagactaatagctattagtggttttacagTGTGTGATTTGAtatcgggaatattgctttggtaggaaagtgagagcgtggccgcgtggttgaacacgcACAAAAGGGTGgcataccttaagtctgtgcggcattgattACTTTTAAAAtattggtgagaattactttgcggaattttaaggatttagatactGTACGTATAGGTTTTTGCttgaaggcacgtgctctgcattactATATTATTAGAGTATTTGCAtgagaaaaagccgtgcaatacatggcaagaaagccggaaAAGCGTGCAGTGTGGGGGGGTGCCTCAAGGCAAACGAGGGGACGGATAAAAATGGAGAGGGAAGCGAGTAAATCGCCACACAtttgtgatgtcgatgctaggctgaagaaaattgAGGCTTTCCAAGATGAGCTTATCAAATAGGTCGAAGAACTCAAAAATGACCTAAATATGGAGTGTGATGTACGGAATACCTTCCGCAcatcacgctccatatttagGTCATTTTAGCTCCATATTTAGGTCAGTggaaaaaagacttcaagcagccgaggaaaagctgaacaaggCCGCCATTGTGAATGAGAATGGTCGCGACAAtcgaacgcagtcccccgacgggACAGGAGACGGAGTGCCAGCAAAGTATGTGGAATTCGTGCAACGTGGTGAGGGGTTAggtggaaagagcggcacctaccatGAGGCCACGACGGGAAAAAGCTGGAGCACAGGGGTCAATCCCCCTTGTCGAATACGAAtaacgcggaaaaggacaaagggaagcagggagaggtaagAGAGAGTGAAGTGGTGATTATCGACGGctactcaaacctggctaggtgctcagaagcacctgtggacatggtgaaaaGCGATAAAACAGTGGTGGTAGGGACATTCTCTGGGCGGActctgggttctgtcatggagcgaacAAAAGcgaagctcgcggaaaatgcccacgttcgcaaccttgtcatagtagccgGTTGGCTAAATGAGGTCCTAAACAGGAAAGAGACAGGACTAGCTCAgagcttggcgaagggggtagacGACATACGCgggctgtcccctcaggtgcagatcttGGTGTGCACAGTACCTGTATGTGACAGTCAAGTACAAAGAGCCATAGCGGCTCCTAATGATAccatatggaaaatgagccgagagaaaggtttcgaggttgtcgaagtaaacaaggaggtgagaaggtgtggtggttttgaacgagacgggatccacttcaattacaggcttggacgaggAGTGGGCTGCTGACTTGCTggccgcgctgttgcttttttagggggcccacgggcactcaggaggccagagtaagTAGTAATGAAGAAAGTCCCCTAGGGAagcctcagaatagcatcgccgtcaataacagaaaaaggaggaaggcAAGGAAGAGAGCTCGCCACGCAATAGGCTACATCAACATGCAGGGcaccagaagaaaggaaaagtgggcagagatttaggagtagttaaatagagaacaaataggggtgtatgcggctACAGAAACGCCCCTTAGGGAGTCGGAAGAGcggccagtgattgagaattatgtttgggaagggtgcaacagaactaagtcggaaagaaagggagggggagtagGAATACTTATCCATCAGGCAGCCAAatgaaaaagagtaaattcaaattgtcaagagcatctttggttatcaggtacaaaaGCGGCAAAAagacttggctgggcgtaacgtattagTGGGCCGCAAATAATTGCCCAGAGAAGAATCAAAAGTTAGTTgtatgcataagtgctgatattaagtgtttcgggaatgatgcccaaattatcctattaggttacatgaatgcccacatgcaggatctagatggctataccgacaacaacgggaagtcaatgctagatcgttgtgaacaacataacctcgttatcgtgaatacaggccccaagtgtgaagggcagatcacgtggaaaGTGgcaaaccggcaatcgaccattgattactgtctgatgacagaaggaattcatgacaaGTTGAGAGAAATTGTCATTGACGAGGAAAGATATAGCTGCATAGGGGGCGCCCATAAACGTATCATTTTGAAAATGttatatgtagttgggaaagaaagcaaggagtgcCAAATGGACAGTTCAAATttaaacgctgaacaaataacaaatatggTCAATAGAGCCGAGGGAAGAGCTTTGAAAATTGctaagagtgggaatatagtgagcttctaagtgtaataacgacagaaatacggaaagagaaacatgttccttggaaaggaaaaaagaaaccgaagagCTGGTAGAACAGGCAGATACGAGAGGCGatcgccgaacaacagaaagcatcccaagagcacaggcacgcaaagaaggcgcagttgccacaggataaagtaaccagtaaatgggaaatataccgggagaaaaagtctatggttcaaatactggttcaagcaaagataaaaggggAAAGTGAAcgctggttgtcagaaatacatgagaaaaagagggccgcacctagaatattttggaaccacataaagcTATTAGGCAGGacgtcaacaacaatacaacaacatatcctagaagAATATGGAAACAAGGGAAGCGGCATTAAGTTACATCCAAAAAATAACAGCCGCATCTTTCCAAAGCAATGAcaaggttgtacttgaagaaagaaagagcatcaaagagaaccagatggaaaaggagctggtgctgacaaatttcaactataagaaagccgaagagaaaattcttaagcgcacagccacaaggctagacgaggttcccgttaggctgattagtgaaccaggaccaaaaagtaaggaagctctggtgaaagctgTGGAAAAAACTttgaaagatagacgaatactagACATTTGGctacaaagtagaatgaatttaatttataatggtaagggggagaaagacagaattcactcgtaaagatcgttgaccattacatcggtaatatagaggttagcaatgcaggcaatcaaattaaagctgcaagcatgggcagagaataatggcattttggaaaaacttcagaatggcttccgAATAAGTAGGCGTCTGGCTGATAACTTAtgtgttcttactcagtgtattgaagaGTAGAAAGCAAACCGTTATATCTcacctttttagacattacaggagcggatgacaacgtagaccgcaacattttgtgggatattctggaaggggaggacttaggcgacgattgtctacagctttggAGAGaaatttacttagaaaataccgtttgcgttgaatgggaagggatgaggagcgaagagaaagttcatatcaacaagggacggaggcaggggtgccctttatccccgccgCTGTTTATGTTGTACATGGTGacgatggagagggcgctagaaggaagtaataccgggtttaatctctcatacaaacaggcaggtactgtagcagagcagcagcttccaggtttattttatgcgtaCGACATTGTGTGTCTAGCTAACAAGCAAGGTGATTTGCAAGgtctggttaatatctgtggacaggaaggcgacaatttaggtttgaaatttagtgttagaaaatcaggtgttacggtattcaatgaaaacagtgaacagacagtggagatacagggccagcaAATACCTCGCGAAAAAGAATATGAATaacttggtatatggataaacgaaggctgcaatagatatatggaaacacaggaaaaaaacaataacagtaaagggaaaaggaaatgtagccataatgaagtacagagcgctatggggatacaatcgGTACGAGgtctccggggtatgtggaaaggcgtaattgttccaggacttagttttggaaatgcggttgtttgcttgagaTCTGGGGTGCAATTagaactcgatggcaaccaaaagtAAGTGGGACGCCTCGAAatgggcgctcatgggaagacaACAAATGAAGATGTGCATGGTGATATGGGTTGGACAAGTTTTgatgtgagggaagctcacagtaaaattgattatgaagaatggctgaggaatatggaagaaagtaaatgggcttgtagagtgttgaggtatttgtaaagaaaaaacattgattcacagcggaggaaaacaactaggaagcttaccagcaagtatgcggcctgtagggtgagcaacgcAGCAACAtataacgtcaagcggaaagtcatagatgctgaaataatctcgtgggtggcggcaatggaaaataaacctggcatgagtaactatttaagaggaaaaaacgaaatcaggaaagaaacgatAACTCAGAGGAaagctcattacatttcgaagcgggatcgggatgccttagaacacgcacctaaaagcgagatataagaaggaagaagcatgtgcttgctgtggcaaagctagggaaacgatggagcatgttttattacaatatgaagacgtctgcccagcggtcaatttaggcaccactggcctccttgaagcccttgggttcagcgagagcagtagaaaagtaaacatgtccgcatagggattagtaagaggcgattggaggattggtggaaaaaACGGACAggtacaaaaacaaaattcacaatGGGGGGTCCGCAGATTTGGTTATAGGAATTCATCCTGCgtttttttacctaggtaggacattaagcagcaTAATAgctagagcttggtggcgcaacccaccgctccgtcccaaaggggacgctcatcacatccatccatcctcagCACACTCCTGCGTACTCACCCCGGCGAGTGATTATCTTGTGCAGAGGTACTGTATATGCTGCCAAaggtacctttggtagcatatacagtaacacTAATCTTCTGCACCTTCAGGCGCCTTCCTGCGGCGCTCGCTTAAATCTAATGGTCGAGTGGGACGAACGGCGCTCTCGCGCTGAAGCCCCGCGTGTGGACAAAT
The sequence above is drawn from the Dermacentor andersoni chromosome 7, qqDerAnde1_hic_scaffold, whole genome shotgun sequence genome and encodes:
- the LOC126535347 gene encoding epoxide hydrolase 4-like: MAPTSALRRLVSTILLLSIGVFRCALMTISVALQVLLKGKRVLKPKERREEPECLRDPELGSHEFVTLEDVTLHYVSAGSRDKQLVLLLHGFPDFWFSWKCQILDLKKDFWVIAPDLRGYGQSSKPVSVDDYQSSKLVEDVHGLVKSLGRSKVTVVGHDWGAVIAWCFATEHEDLVEKLIIVNGPHPMAMQHQLHNSLDQIVKSWYFVAFQVPCVPEACLRANDMRALDKVHAAYSDEEREAFKYTFGKPGALTGPINYYRASFRRHSARRLQFRRLAIPALVVWGQRDFALTERLATLSLDYATGGRVEYVSDAGHWVQRERPEVVNGHIRHFLL